The following are from one region of the Apostichopus japonicus isolate 1M-3 chromosome 17, ASM3797524v1, whole genome shotgun sequence genome:
- the LOC139985108 gene encoding uncharacterized protein produces MKRRDVILSDMSTKKKICCKLWGQHAESVAGVSQGSTVEITNVEVDIFNERHQLKTASLSAVKILTNQQRRSGDFEIVGVDLEEATSYVITECGNTFKMSRSILEKYDMPPDDLLNVMPVKCHLTLEGEDIMELELK; encoded by the exons ATGAAGAGGAGGGACGTTATTTTGTCAGATATGTcaacaaaaaagaagatatgCTGCAAGCTGTGGGGCCAACACGCAGAATCTGTTGCGGGTGTGAGTCAAGGCTCCACTGTTGAAATAACAAATGTAGAGGTCGACATATTCAATGAAAGACACCAATTAAAAACAGCCTCGCTCTCTGCAGTAAAG ATACTAACCAACCAACAGAGAAGATCTGGGGATTTTGAAATTGTAGGGGTGGACTTAGAAGA AGCCACAAGTTATGTTATAACTGAGTGTGGGAACACGTTTAAGATGTCAAGGTCCATACTGGAGAAATATGACATGCCTCCAGATGACCTACTAAATGTGATGCCAGTTAAGTGTCACTTAACGCTGGAGGGAGAAGATATCATGGAACTGGAACTGAAATAG